A section of the Haliaeetus albicilla chromosome 6, bHalAlb1.1, whole genome shotgun sequence genome encodes:
- the CLSTN3 gene encoding LOW QUALITY PROTEIN: calsyntenin-3 (The sequence of the model RefSeq protein was modified relative to this genomic sequence to represent the inferred CDS: deleted 2 bases in 1 codon), giving the protein MLQWRGGAGRGAEPGWRRDRAEWERERGQGRARRSPVAPPGGPGPAAMGDPRSAAVLLPLLCLCAALPGGASNKANKHKPWIEAEYQGIVMENDNTVLLNPPLFALDKDAPLRYAGEICGFRIHGAGVPFEAVILDKATGEGLIRAKEPVDCEAHKEHTFTIQAYDCGEGPDGANTKKSHKATVHVRVNDVNEFAPVFVEKLYRVAVTEGKLYDRILRVEAIDGDCSPQYSQICYYEILTPNIPFLIDNDGNIENTEKLQYSGDRLYKFTVTAYDCGKKRASDDAEVEIQVKPTCKPSWQGWNKRIEYTPGAGSLALFPSIHLETCDEPLWNIQATVELQTNHVAKGCDRDNYSEKSLRKLCGAASGEIDLLPVPSPTANWTARLSVHYSQDSSLIYWFNGSQAAQVPVVNGPNAHEGLSDHFTLSVWMKHAVVPSKGRREEETVICSTVQSEDGYSHYSLAVHGCRIAFLYWPLLESSRPVKFLWKLEQVCDDEWHHYALNLEFPTVTLYVDGVSYDPALIHDNGLIHPPRREPSLMIGACWTEEKTKEKIKGSENSTDSVQGDPLSIHHYFHGYLAGFTVRPGSLESREVIECLYACREGLDYSDFDSLGKGMKVHVNPSQSLLTLEGDDVETFNHAIQHVAYMNSLRFATPGVRPLRLTTSVKCFSEESCVSIPDVEGYVVVLQPDAPQILLSGNAHFAHPASDFEGPDGVPLFPNLQITCSISHQVEAKKDENWHGTVTDTRMSDEIVHNLDGCEISLVGDDLDPEREYLLLDGALLQQRGLELVNTSAYLTITGVESIAVYEEILRQVSYHINHGAALYERKFHLSCTEMNGRYSSNEFTVEVNVLHNMNRAAHPNHILSSQQFMHRGHHLPPELSGHSLASGPNNPMVPSAATVIIVVCVGFLALMVILGILRIHSLHRRGVGQEVPGAAEGEHASTGGKESDMFWDDSALTIIVNPMESYQSCQDRAAESGEGRASEGMEDEDDSTDSETPDSPDSNDMDDRHIIGKSDGSHRY; this is encoded by the exons ATGCTGCAgtggcggggcggggccgggcgtGGAGCGGAGCCGGGCTGGCGGAGGGACCGCGCC GAGTGGGAGCGGGAGCGTGGGCAGGGCCGGGCCCGCCGCTCTCCAGTAGCCCCCCCCGGTGGGCCGGGACCCGCCGCGATGGGCGACCCTCGGTCGGCCGCcgtcctcctgcctctcctctgcctctgcGCCGCGCTGCCCGGCGGAGCCTCCAACAAAG CAAACAAGCACAAACCCTGGATTGAAGCCGAGTATCAGGGCATCGTCATGGAGAATGACAACACAGTCCTGCTCAACCCACCGCTATTTGCACTGGACAAAGATGCTCCACTGCGCTATGCAG GTGAAATCTGTGGCTTCAGGATCCATGGGGCAGGGGTACCTTTTGAAGCTGTGATCCTGGACAAAGCTACGGGTGAGGGGCTGATCCGGGCCAAGGAACCAGTGGATTGTGAAGCACATAAGGAGCACACGTTCACCATCCAGGCTTACGACTGTGGAGAGGGACCTGATGGAGcaaataccaagaaatcacaCAA GGCCACGGTGCACGTTCGAGTAAACGATGTGAATGAGTTTGCCCCTGTCTTTGTGGAAAAGTTGTATCGTGTGGCAGTGACTGAGGGAAAGCTGTATGACCGCATCTTGCGTGTGGAGGCCATTGATGGAGACTGCTCGCCCCAGTACAGCCAGATCTGCTACTATGAGATCCTGACCCCCAATATTCCCTTCCTCATTGACAATGACG GGAACATCGAGAACACGGAGAAGCTGCAGTACAGTGGAGATCGTCTCTACAAATTCACAGTGACAGCCTATGACTGTGGAAAGAAGCGGGCTTCTGATGATGCTGAAGTGGAAATCCAGGTGAAACCCACCTGCAAGCCCAGCTGGCAGG GCTGGAACAAGAGGATTGAGTACACCCCGGGGGCAGGCAGCCTCGCGCTCTTCCCCAGCATTCACCTGGAGACTTGCGACGAGCCCCTGTGGAACATCCAGGCCACAGTGGAGCTGCAGACGAACCACGTGGCCAAGGGCTGCGACCGGGATAACTACTCTGAGAAGTCGCTACGCAAACTCTGCG GTGCTGCCTCAGGAGAGATCGACCTGCTGCCGGTGCCGAGCCCCACGGCGAACTGGACCGCGCGGCTCTCGGTGCACTACAGCCAGGACAGCAGCCTCATCTACTGGTTCAATGGCAGCCAGGCTGCCCAGGTGCCTGTCGTGAACGGGCCGAACGCCCACGAGGGGCTGAGTGACCACTTCACCCTGTCCGTATGGATGAAGCACGCCGTGGTGCCCAGCAAAGGCAGGCGGGAAGAGGAGACGGTGATCTGCAGTACAGTGCAGAGCG AGGACGGCTACTCGCATTACTCTCTGGCTGTGCACGGCTGCCGGATCGCTTTCCTCTACTGGCCGTTGCTGGAAAGCTCAAGGCCTGTGAAATTCCTCTGGAAGCTTGAGCAG GTCTGCGACGACGAATGGCACCATTACGCCCTCAACCTGGAGTTCCCCACTGTCACGCTCTACGTGGACGGCGTCTCTTACGACCCTGCCCTCATCCACGACAACGGCCTCATTCACCCCCCACGGCGGGAACCCTCGCTCATGATTGGAGCCTGCTGGACCG AGgagaaaaccaaagagaaaatcAAAGGAAGCGAGAACTCCACTGATAGTGTACAAg GAGATCCTCTGTCGATACACCACTACTTCCATGGTTACTTGGCTGGCTTCACTGTGCGCCCTGGTAGCTTGGAGAGCCGGGAGGTTATTGAATGCCTATATGCCTGCCGTGAGGGGCTTGATTACAGTGACTTCGACAGTCTGGGCAAAGGGATGAAG GTTCACGTGAACCCCTCTCAGTCCCTGCTCACCTTGGAGGGTGACGATGTGGAAACCTTCAACCATGCAATCCAGCACGTGGCTTACATGAATTCACTGCGCTTCGCTACCCCTGGAGTCCGGCCGCTCAGACTCACCACTAGTGTCAA GTGTTTCAGTGAAGAGTCCTGTGTCTCTATTCCTGACGTGGAAGGTTACGTTGTGGTGCTACAGCCTGATGCCCCCCAGATCCTGTTGAGTGGCAATGCCCACTTTGCTCATCCTGCATCAGACTTTGAGGGTCCTGACGGGGTCCCCCTGTTCCCCAACCTCCAGATCACCTGCTCTATTTCTCACCAGGTGGAGGCCAAGAAGGATGAGAACTGGCATGGTACCG TGACAGACACACGAATGTCAGATGAGATTGTGCACAACCTGGATGGCTGCGAGATCTCGTTGGTAGGAGACGACTTGGACCCGGAGAGGGAGTATCTGCTCCTGGACGgggcactgctgcagcagcggGGCCTGGAGCTTGTGAACACCTCTGCCTACCTGACCATCACAG GTGTGGAGAGCATTGCAGTTTACGAGGAAATACTGCGCCAGGTCTCATACCACATCAACCACGGGGCTGCTCTTTATGAAAGGAAGTTTCACCTGTCCTGCACTGAGATGAACGGACGCTACTCCAGCAATGAGTTTACTGTTGAG GTGAATGTCCTCCACAACATGAACCGAGCTGCTCATCCTAACCATATTCTGAGCTCCCAGCAGTTCATGCACCGTGGCCATCATTTACCCCCAGAGCTGTCTGGGCACAGTTTGGCAAGCGGCCCTAACAACCCAA tGGTCCCCAGCGCTGCCACCGTCATCATTGTGGTGTGCGTGGGCTTCCTGGCGCTCATGGTGATCCTCGGCATCCTGCGCATCCACTCCCTGCACCGGCGGGGAGTGGGGCAAgaggtccctggggctgctgaaGGGGAGCACGCAAGCACCGGAGGCAAAGAGAGTGACATGTTCTGGGATGACTCGGCCCTCACCATCATAGTCAACCCCATGGAG TCCTACCAGAGCTGCCAGGACAGGGCAGCAGAAAGTGGCGAGGGCAGAGCTAGCGAGGGGATGGAGGACGAAGATGACAGCACCGACTCGGAGACGCCCGACTCCCCGGACAGCAATGACATGGATGACCGACACATCATCGGCAAAAGTGACGGCTCTCACCGCTACTAG